In the genome of Chryseobacterium phocaeense, the window ACATCCCCTTCAGAACTCGTACAGAGAGAACTGAACTTTGCCATTGTGGATGAGGTTGACTCCGTATTGGTAGATGATGCAAGAACACCATTGATTATTTCAGGTCCGGTTCCTCAGGGAGACAGACAGGAATTTGATGTTCTTAAACCTTCTATCGACAGAATCGTGGAAGTACAGAAAAAAACGGTTTCCACTATTTTTAACGAAGCCAAAAAATTGATCGGGGCTGGAAATACCAAAGAAGGCGGATTCAAACTGCTTCAGGCATACAGAGGTCTTCCAAAAAACAGACAATTAATCAAATTCTTATCGGAAAGCGGAAACAGAGCCTTGCTTCAGAAAGTTGAAGCGCAGTACATGCAGGACAACAACCGTGATATGCCGATTGTAGATAAAGACCTTTATTTCGTTATCGAAGAGAAAAACAATCAGGTGGATCTTACCGATAAAGGGGTAGAATATATGTCTCAGGGGAATTCTGACCCTAACTTCTTCGTTCTTCCGGACATCGGAACGGAAATCGCTGAAGTGGAAGCAAAAAATCTGACTAAAGAAGAGGAATTCGAAGCTAAAGAAAAACTTTTCTCTGATTTTGCTGAAAAGTCTGAGCGAGTACATACTATGAGCCAGCTGTTGAAAGCATACACATTATTTGAAAAAGATGATGAGTATGTGGTAATTGACGGCGAGGTAAAAATCGTGGATGAGCAGACAGGTCGTATCATGGAAGGAAGACGTTATTCAGACGGTCTTCACCAGGCGATTGAAGCTAAAGAAAGTGTAAAAATTGAAGCCGCTACGCAAACCTTTGCTACGGTAACGCTTCAGAACTATTTCCGTATGTACAACAAACTTGCGGGAATGACAGGTACGGCTGAAACCGAAGCCGGAGAGCTTTGGCAGATCTACAAACTGGATGTGGTGGTAATTCCTACGAACCGTCCTATTTTAAGACATGACAGACAGGATCTGGTTTTTAAAACCAACCGTGAAAAATATAACGCCGTTATTGAGGAAATTGAAAGCTTAACAGCAGCACAAAGACCAGTATTGGTGGGTACGACTTCTGTTGAGATCTCTCAATTACTTTCTAAAGCTCTTCAGTTAAGAAAAATTCCACACCAGGTACTGAACGCGAAACTTCACAAAAAAGAAGCGGAAATTGTTGCCGGAGCAGGACAGCCGGGCGTAGTGACCATCGCCACCAACATGGCGGGTCGTGGTACGGATATTAAGCTTTCCAAAGAAGTAAAAGAAGCGGGAGGTTTAGCCATTATCGGTACTGAAAGACACGATTCAAGACGTGTGGACAGACAGCTGAGAGGTAGAGCGGGACGTCAGGGAGACCCTGGAAGTTCTCAGTTCTATGTGTCGCTTGAAGATAACCTGATGCGTTTATTCGGTTCTGAAAGAATTGCAAAAATGATGGACAGAATGGGTCATAAGGAAGGTGAAGTGATTCAGCATTCTATGATCAGCAAATCTATCGAAAGAGCGCAGAAGAAAGTAGAAGAGAATAACTTCGGGATTAGAAAGAGACTTCTTGAGTATGATGACGTGATGAACAAGCAGCGTGATGTAATCTACAAGAGAAGAAAGAATGCTCTGTTCGGGGATCACCTGAAATATGATATAACGAATATGATCTTCGATGTAGCCAATTCTATTGTTGCCAAAGGAAAAGCTACCGGAAACTATAAAGATTTCGAATTCGATATCATTAAATTCTTCACGATGGAATCTCCTGTTTCTGAAAATGATTTCAAAGGAAAACAGATTCCTGAACTGACAGATCTTGTTTTCAAAGCTGCCCAGGAAGATTACAAAATGAAGCTGAACTTACTGAAAGAAAAATCGTTCCCTATCATTGAGAATGTATACCAGAATCAGGGATCTATGTTTAAAATGATCCAGGTTCCTTTCTCAGACGGACACAAAACAATGACTATCGTAGCTGATCTGAAAGAAGCTTATGACACTCAATGTGAAAGCCTGATCAACGATTTTGAAAAGAATATCACTCTATCTATCATTGATGAAAACTGGAAACTTCACCTTCGTGAAATGGATGACCTGAGAAGATCTTCTCAAGGTGCCGTTTACGAACAGAAAGATCCATTGGTGATTTACAAACAGGAATCATTCCACCTTTTCAGTGAAATGGTAGACAAAATGAACAAAGAAATTATCTCTTTCTTATTCAAAGGAGAAATCCCTGCTTAAGGAATTAATAATAAAATCTCATAAAAACCCTGCTTCAGTACTTGCTGAAGCAGGGTTTTGCTATTTAGCACCTAATAATTTCATGATAAATATCAATTCTGTTATTTATTTAGAACAATTAAAAACAATATCTTTGCAGAAAATTTGACTGCTTCATGAAGCTAAAAACTGCAAAGCGCTGGTTTAATTGGCATAAATGGACAAGCCTTATCTGTACCGTTTTTTTGCTGTATCTCTGTATAACAGGTCTACCATTAATTTTCCACGAAGAGATTGAACATCTTTTGGAGGATAATAAGGAAGCTGTGTCCAAAGGTCAGGAAAAATTAAGCCTCGATAAACTGGCAACAATTGCTGAGTCAAAATATCCTGGAGAAAAGGTAAGGTATGTTTTCTGGGACGAAAATGAAAAAAACAAAGTTCTTTTCGATATTGTAGATAAACCGGATGCCCCTTACGAAAAAAGCAAATATTTAGTTTTAAATGAATACACCGGGGAAATTTTAGGAGCTCCCAAAACAGACGGCTTCATGAATATCATTCTAAAGCTTCATACCGATATGTTTCTGGGAATTCCAGGAAAACTTTTTCTAGGACTGATGGGAATGCTGTTCATGGTCTCTATTCTTTCAGGGATTGTTCTTTATGGTCCCATTATGAAAAAATTTGACTTCGGAATGGTCCGTAAAAATAAATCAAAAAGAATTAAATGGCTGGATACCCATAATTTATTAGGAATTGCCATTACTGCATGGATGGCGGTTGTAGGATTTACCGGTGTGATCAATACGCTTTCAGATGTAATATTAGGTCTCTGGCAACAAGGGCAACTGGCGGAAATGACCGCTCCATATAAAAACCAAAAACCTTTAACCGGCAATTTCAGTTCTCTGGAAGAAGCCAAAAAATCTGCTGAGAAAACCATCACTGATATGAAAGTATCCGTCATTGTTTTTCCAGGAACTCCATTTACAAGCAAGCACCACTATGCCGTTTTTATGCGCGGCAATACGGAGCTCACGTCCAAACTATTAAAGCCGGTCCTTATAGATGCCAAAACAGGAGATGTAACAGATTCGCGGGATATGCCCTGGTATGTGAATGCACTTTTTATTTCTGAACCGCTTCACTTTGGAAACTATGGTGGGATGGTACTTAAAATTATCTGGACGGTTTTTGATGTCTTTACGATTCTTGTTCTTATCACAGGCTTGTATCTGTGGATTGCAAGAAGAAAGGCAGAAAAACAACAGTGGAAACTCATTTTAAAAGACGAATAAAGATGAAAAACACATTTTTAAAACTTTGGGGCATGCCTGTCCTCCTGGCTTTTCTTTCTTTATTCGGATTGATTGCAGCACTGCTGGGTGACGGCATTTGGGATCTGTTAGGATGGCTCACATTATCCATCCCCCTATTTTTTTTTATAAAACATTACTTAAAATAAACTTACTACTGAATGAAGAAACTAATATTAAGCATAGCTATCCTGTCAGGGGTCTTTGCTTTAGCGCAGGAAAAAGACAGCGTTAATTCTAAAAATATAGAAGAAATTATCATCAACTCTATCCTTAAAAAAGATTCAGAGTATACTAATAAAATGCCTTTAAAGGCTATTGAAAATCCACAGTCCTACTCTACCGTAGATAGAATATTTTTTGATAATCAAATGATATATTCGGTAGATGATGCTTACAGAAATGTAACAGGTATCCAAAAAATGTGGAGTGCTACAAACAGAGCCGGAGATGGTGGTGCTTACATATCTTTAAGAGGATTTACATCCAACAATTCTTTAAGAAATGGTCTTGTGGCACCGGTTACAACTTCTATTGATGCTGTGAATGTGGAAAAGCTTGAAGTATTGAAAGGCCCGTCCGGGACATTATTTGGTAGTAATGTAACCTCTTATGGAGGGGTCGTTAACAGAGTTACAAAAAAACCTCATGAGAGATTCGAAGGAAATATCTCATTAATCGGGGGAAGTTATAATTATTACAGAGCGCAAGCGGATGTCAATACACCCGTGACTAATGATAAAAAATTAATGTTCCGCTTAAACACAGCTTATACAAACAGCGGAACTTTCCAGAAAACGGATGCCAAAAATTCATTTACTGCTTTTGCTCCTTCATTGTTGTATAAAGTCAACGATAAACTGAGCTTAAGCCTGGATTATGAAATGTTTGATACAAGAGCAAATCCCGAGCAATCATTTTTCTACCTTAAAAAGAACCCAAATTATCCGGGAGATCCATATACCAATGTTGATAATATGAAAGACCTGGAAAAATTAGGATTGGATTACAAACAGTCTTATACAGGAAAAGGTCTTTATACTACTTCAAAAGTAAGAAATATCTTAGGGCAAATTAACTATCAGATTGATGAACATATCAGATCATCAACTAACATAAGTACCGCCTATACTTTTTCAAACGGCTATAATCCATATTTTGGAGTGACTGTAAATCCGTTAGACAATAACATTTATGTAAAAAGAGCTGATCAGTCAACAGATAACAGCAAAAAAACATATTTCCAGGTTCAGCAGAACTTTAATTTCGATTATAAATTTGGAAATGATATGCGTAACAGAACTGTAGTTGGTTTTGATTTTATGAAGATTAAGAACAGACTGCACTATGTATATTTTACACAAGGTTTTTTAACGCCTGATGTCCCAGCAAATGGTTATGATTATGCAGGAACATTTAATTCTGATACATTAGCTCAGGCGTACCAGAATTTACCTAAAAGTACCTATGATCAGATAGATGATCAGGATACATACAGTGGCTATATTTCTAACGTATTTACTCCAACTGAAGGCTTAAATATAATGGCTTCCGTACGATATGAAAGTAATGATTTCAAAGGTGGAAAACTATGGATAAATGATATAAAAGCATACAATCAGTCTGCATTTTCTCCAAAATTCGGGATAGTTTATCAAATTGTAAAAGATAAATTCTCTGTTTTCGGAAATTATCAGAACAGTTTCAAAAGCAATGGATACATATTTACAGATGCCGGAGTAGATCCTGTTTTATCTGATCCTGAAAGAGCCAATCAGTTTGAAGGAGGTTTTAAAGGAAGCATCTTCAAGGGAAGAGTAAACGCAACATTAAGCTATTACAATATCAGAGTAAAAAACTCTTTAGTTACAACAGGATATTCAGGAGCAAACGCTCTTCAGACCCAGGCTGGTCAACTGAAAAGTGAAGGTGTGGAACTGGAAGTAAATGCTTATTTATTAAAAGGATTATCATTAGTAGGAGGCGTCAGCTATAACGACTCAAAATATATAGAATCTGATGCGGCAACGAAAGGAAGAAGACCAGGAACTGCAGGTTCACCATGGTTAGCAAGCATATACGCAAGTTACCAGATTCTTGAAGGAAGCTTAAAAGGTTTCGGCTTTGGTTTGGGAGGAAACTATGCTAACGCTAATGCCATCTTGAATAATAATATTTTAGGAGCAAATAACACCGTTACAGGAAGAGATGTGTTTATCCTTCCATCCTATTTAGTCCTTAATGCAAGTGCTTTCTATGATACTAAGAAATTCAGGATCGGTGTAAAGGTTGACAATTTCACCAACCAGCATTATTGGGTAGGATTTACAACAGCAAATCCTCAGACGCTTATCAATGCTTTAGGAAGTTTCACTTATAAATTCTAACACTAATTTCGGAAGCTTTCAGCTCAATTTACAATGAAAAAAATAACGATAGGAGCCGCATTATTAACATCTCTGTTAAGTTTTGCCCAGGAAAAAGACACCATCAAATCCAATGATATTGAGGAAGTTGTGGTGAATGGAAAATATTATAAAAAGTATGTAGAAAAACAGGGTTCATCTTCTCTCCGTCTGGATGAAGACCTCATCAAAATCCCTCAGAATATCTCTATCATTACCTCCAGAGCACTGGAAGACCAGCAGGTAACCACTTTAAGCGACGGTGTACTGAGAAATGTTGCAGGAGCACAAAGACTGGAACACTGGGGAGATATGTATACAAGAGTCAACATGAGAGGTTCGAGAGCTGCTGCTTTCATGAATGGTGTAAATGTAACTTCCAACTGGGGCCCACTAAGCGAGGACATGAGCTTTGTAGACCATATTGAATTCATTAAGGGTCCTTCCGGATTCTTGATGTCAAACGGTGAACCAAGCGGAATCTACAATATTGTAACCAAGAAACCTACCGGAAATTCTCTTAACGGAAGTGCAAGGGTAACATTGGGAAGTTTCAATATGTACAGAGGAGAGGCTGATGTTGATACGAAGATCACTGATAAAGTGGCCTTCAGATTGAATCTGATGGCTCAGAATAAAAACAGTTTCAGAGATTATGAGTTCAATGACAGATATATCATCAATCCTTCGTTGAAAGTTAATCTCACAGATAAAACGACTTTAACCGCTGAGTACATCTATCAGAAAGCTAAAATGTCTGAAGTAGGTTCTGCGTATGTTTTCAGCTTTGATGGCTATGCCACAAGACCAGTGAGCTACACCCATACCGATCCGGGCATTGATCCGACGAAAGTTGATAATAATACTGTCAATATTAATTTACAGCATAATTTCAACGAAAATTGGAAATTAACGTCTCAGTTAACGTATGTAAATGAATACACAATGGGAAGTGATATCTGGCCAAGTAATTTTGAAGGAAACTACATGATCCGTCGTTTAAATTACTGGGAAGCAGACAACACCATGAAGTTTGGACAGGTATTCTTAAATGGTTATGCGAAAACAGGTATTGTTTCTCACAAAATCTTAGCCGGTCTGGATTTAGGAAGCAAAAAATATATGGCAGACTGGTCTCAGGGATATAAT includes:
- the secA gene encoding preprotein translocase subunit SecA, with translation MSFLNKVLKGFLGDKKAQDLKEVKKVVTKIKAVEPAIQQLSDDGLREKTAEFKENIKSSTSKITAQIEQIKEQIKNSANVDEKEALFSKIEALKKESYDIEEKVLAQILPEAFALVKETARRWAQNGEIRIKATDWDRQLAAAGKDFIEIQGDTAIWKNSWDAAGTPVVWDMVHYDVQFIGGVILHSGKIAEMATGEGKTLVGTLPIYLNSLPERGVHVVTVNDYLAKRDSAWMGPLYQFHGMSIDCIDNHQPNSDGRRKAYNSDITYGTNNEFGFDYLRDNMVTSPSELVQRELNFAIVDEVDSVLVDDARTPLIISGPVPQGDRQEFDVLKPSIDRIVEVQKKTVSTIFNEAKKLIGAGNTKEGGFKLLQAYRGLPKNRQLIKFLSESGNRALLQKVEAQYMQDNNRDMPIVDKDLYFVIEEKNNQVDLTDKGVEYMSQGNSDPNFFVLPDIGTEIAEVEAKNLTKEEEFEAKEKLFSDFAEKSERVHTMSQLLKAYTLFEKDDEYVVIDGEVKIVDEQTGRIMEGRRYSDGLHQAIEAKESVKIEAATQTFATVTLQNYFRMYNKLAGMTGTAETEAGELWQIYKLDVVVIPTNRPILRHDRQDLVFKTNREKYNAVIEEIESLTAAQRPVLVGTTSVEISQLLSKALQLRKIPHQVLNAKLHKKEAEIVAGAGQPGVVTIATNMAGRGTDIKLSKEVKEAGGLAIIGTERHDSRRVDRQLRGRAGRQGDPGSSQFYVSLEDNLMRLFGSERIAKMMDRMGHKEGEVIQHSMISKSIERAQKKVEENNFGIRKRLLEYDDVMNKQRDVIYKRRKNALFGDHLKYDITNMIFDVANSIVAKGKATGNYKDFEFDIIKFFTMESPVSENDFKGKQIPELTDLVFKAAQEDYKMKLNLLKEKSFPIIENVYQNQGSMFKMIQVPFSDGHKTMTIVADLKEAYDTQCESLINDFEKNITLSIIDENWKLHLREMDDLRRSSQGAVYEQKDPLVIYKQESFHLFSEMVDKMNKEIISFLFKGEIPA
- a CDS encoding PepSY-associated TM helix domain-containing protein; translated protein: MKLKTAKRWFNWHKWTSLICTVFLLYLCITGLPLIFHEEIEHLLEDNKEAVSKGQEKLSLDKLATIAESKYPGEKVRYVFWDENEKNKVLFDIVDKPDAPYEKSKYLVLNEYTGEILGAPKTDGFMNIILKLHTDMFLGIPGKLFLGLMGMLFMVSILSGIVLYGPIMKKFDFGMVRKNKSKRIKWLDTHNLLGIAITAWMAVVGFTGVINTLSDVILGLWQQGQLAEMTAPYKNQKPLTGNFSSLEEAKKSAEKTITDMKVSVIVFPGTPFTSKHHYAVFMRGNTELTSKLLKPVLIDAKTGDVTDSRDMPWYVNALFISEPLHFGNYGGMVLKIIWTVFDVFTILVLITGLYLWIARRKAEKQQWKLILKDE
- a CDS encoding TonB-dependent siderophore receptor, with product MKKITIGAALLTSLLSFAQEKDTIKSNDIEEVVVNGKYYKKYVEKQGSSSLRLDEDLIKIPQNISIITSRALEDQQVTTLSDGVLRNVAGAQRLEHWGDMYTRVNMRGSRAAAFMNGVNVTSNWGPLSEDMSFVDHIEFIKGPSGFLMSNGEPSGIYNIVTKKPTGNSLNGSARVTLGSFNMYRGEADVDTKITDKVAFRLNLMAQNKNSFRDYEFNDRYIINPSLKVNLTDKTTLTAEYIYQKAKMSEVGSAYVFSFDGYATRPVSYTHTDPGIDPTKVDNNTVNINLQHNFNENWKLTSQLTYVNEYTMGSDIWPSNFEGNYMIRRLNYWEADNTMKFGQVFLNGYAKTGIVSHKILAGLDLGSKKYMADWSQGYNLDKFNANGDYRAPTATDPGNTVADYSYWYNLNTNNYDVNGTGAYYGPNNSSTYKPFDKSTPLSVRAGSGSSIEQNYTGLYLQDELGFLDDKLRLTIAARYTNVKENNYGTKSEADKITPRIGISYSIDESMSVYGLYDQAFVPQAAIFRDGSTVKPITGNNMEIGVKKDWLGGKWNTTVSAYNIIKNNATVNDPANSPSEQYSILLGKTRVQGVEFDLKGEITRGFNAIFNYAFTENKIIESNDPKNNPEGKRVPGYAKHTANGWLNYTFTDGLLEGFGLSFGGTYLGDRSSWDWGGTNTQQMGDYVKFDAGASWENSKFRVGLNVFNVFNRYLYSGSPYGNYYYYQADAPRNFRLSIGYKF
- a CDS encoding TonB-dependent siderophore receptor, which translates into the protein MKKLILSIAILSGVFALAQEKDSVNSKNIEEIIINSILKKDSEYTNKMPLKAIENPQSYSTVDRIFFDNQMIYSVDDAYRNVTGIQKMWSATNRAGDGGAYISLRGFTSNNSLRNGLVAPVTTSIDAVNVEKLEVLKGPSGTLFGSNVTSYGGVVNRVTKKPHERFEGNISLIGGSYNYYRAQADVNTPVTNDKKLMFRLNTAYTNSGTFQKTDAKNSFTAFAPSLLYKVNDKLSLSLDYEMFDTRANPEQSFFYLKKNPNYPGDPYTNVDNMKDLEKLGLDYKQSYTGKGLYTTSKVRNILGQINYQIDEHIRSSTNISTAYTFSNGYNPYFGVTVNPLDNNIYVKRADQSTDNSKKTYFQVQQNFNFDYKFGNDMRNRTVVGFDFMKIKNRLHYVYFTQGFLTPDVPANGYDYAGTFNSDTLAQAYQNLPKSTYDQIDDQDTYSGYISNVFTPTEGLNIMASVRYESNDFKGGKLWINDIKAYNQSAFSPKFGIVYQIVKDKFSVFGNYQNSFKSNGYIFTDAGVDPVLSDPERANQFEGGFKGSIFKGRVNATLSYYNIRVKNSLVTTGYSGANALQTQAGQLKSEGVELEVNAYLLKGLSLVGGVSYNDSKYIESDAATKGRRPGTAGSPWLASIYASYQILEGSLKGFGFGLGGNYANANAILNNNILGANNTVTGRDVFILPSYLVLNASAFYDTKKFRIGVKVDNFTNQHYWVGFTTANPQTLINALGSFTYKF